The Falco rusticolus isolate bFalRus1 chromosome 15, bFalRus1.pri, whole genome shotgun sequence genome has a segment encoding these proteins:
- the LOC119157921 gene encoding B-cadherin-like has product MRGPRSGLCPLFILIILLLLLPLLPAAAATPARTCVPRGLRRGPLPAPASPDGTEEPDVDVGVQKDGGPAPPGVARVLAVPPRGAAGRPDPAPLLARSRRSPQEHRGARAAPRRQKRDWVIPPIKVPENERGPFPKKLVQIKSNRDRDTKIFYSITGQGADAPPEGIFTIEKESGWMKVTQPLDRERIDKYHLFSHAVSENGKPVEEPMEIIVTVTDQNDNKPQFTQEIFRGSVPEGALPGTSVMQVTATDADDAVETYNGVIAYSILSQEPREPHPHMFTVNRATGALSVIASGLDRERVREYTLTVQAADLDGDGLTTTALAVIEIADINDNAPEFDPKMYEAAVPENEAGREVARLAATDLDEPNTPAWRAIYSILRGNEGGVFTITTDPTSNEGVLRTIKGLNYEAKKQFVLHVVVANEAPFAVKLPTATATVTVNVEDVNEAPVFDPLVQLAQVPEDVPPGQTLASCMAQDPDKGQGQRIKYLVGHDPAGWLTVHPENGLVMARDHLDRESPFTKNSTYTAILLAVDDGLPPATGTGTLLLTLLDVNDHGPEAEPRDITVCNRSPQPQVLTITDRDLPPNTSPFRAELTHGSGDSWAAEVGGEGDTVTLRLVAPLEPDLYSVYLRLLDRPGKAQLTVITARVCDCEGPTQSCPQRSQPATGLPFVLAALGALLALLLMLLLLLLFMRRRKVTKEPLLLPEDDTRDNVFYYGEEGGGEEDQDYDLRQLHRGLDARPEVLLRNDVAPTLLPAPQYRPRPANPDDIGTFIEENLKAADTDPTAPPYDSLLVFDYEGSGSEATSLSSLNSSASDRDQDYDYLNDWGSRFRKLADLYGGGEDDD; this is encoded by the exons ATGCGGGGGCCGCGCTCCGGGCTCTGCCCGCTCTTCATCCtcatcatcctcctccttctcctcccgcTCCTCCCGGCGGCCGCCGCCACCCCGGCCCGGACGTGTGTCCCCCGGGGGCTGCGCCGCGGGCCGCTCCCGGCACCAG CTAGCCCCGACGGGACCGAGGAGCCCGACGTTGACGTTGGGGTGCAGAAGGATGGGGGCCCCGCACCACCTGGGGTGGCCAGGGTGCTCGCTGTACCCCCccggggtgctgctggccgGCCAGACCCTGCCCCACTTCTTGCGCGGAGCAGGCGCTCCCCCCAG gagCACCGTGGGGCTCGTGCCGCTCCCAGGAGGCAGAAGCGGGACTGGGTGATCCCCCCCATCAAGGTTCCTGAAAACGAGAGGGGCCCCTTCCCCAAAAAGCTAGTTCAG ATCAAATCCAACCGGGACAGGGACACCAAGATCTTCTACAGCATcacggggcagggggcagaCGCCCCCCCTGAGGGCATCTTCACCATAGAGAAGGAGTCAGGCTGGATGAAGGTGACGCAGCCGCTGGACCGGGAGCGCATCGATAAGTATCAC CTCTTCTCCCATGCCGTGTCTGAGAATGGCAAACCGGTGGAGGAGCCGATGGAGATCATAGTCACGGTGACAGACCAAAATGACAACAAGCCCCAGTTCACACAGGAGATCTTCAGGGGCTCCGTGCCAGAGGGCGCTTTGCCGG gcacCTCTGTGATGCAGGTGACCGCCACGGATGCGGATGACGCAGTGGAGACCTACAACGGTGTCATCGCCTACTCCATCCTCAGCCAGGAGCCACGGGAGCCACATCCCCACATGTTCACTGTCAACAGGGCCACCGGCGCCCTCAGCGTCATCGCCAGTGGCCTTGACCGGGAG CGTGTGCGGGAGTACACGCTGACAGTGCAGGCGGCTGACCTGGATGGCGACGGGCTGACCACGACAGCACTGGCAGTGATCGAGATCGCAGACATCAATGACAACGCCCCTGAATTTGACCCTAAAATG TACGAGGCGGCCGTGCCGGAGAACGAGGCTGGGCGGGAGGTGGCCCGGCTGGCTGCCACTGACCTGGATGAGCCGAACACGCCGGCGTGGCGAGCCATCTACTCCATCCTGCGCGGCAATGAGGGAGGTGTCTTCACCATCACCACGGACCCCACCAGCAATGAGGGTGTCCTCCGCACCAtcaag GGTCTGAACTATGAGGCCAAGAAGCAGTTTGTGCTCCATGTGGTTGTGGCCAATGAGGCCCCCTTTGCCGTGAAGCTGCCTACAGCCACCGCCACGGTGACTGTCAACGTGGAGGATGTCAACGAGGCACCTGTCTTCGATCCGCTGGTGCAGCTTGCCCAGGTGCCCGAGGACGTGCCGCCAGGGCAGACCCTTGCCTCCTGCATGGCCCAGGACCCTGACAAAGGCCAGGGGCAAAGGATCAA gTACCTGGTGGGGCATGACCCGGCGGGCTGGCTGACCGTGCACCCTGAGAACGGCCTTGTGATGGCACGGGACCACCTGGACCGCGAGTCCCCCTTCACCAAGAACAGCACCTACACCGCCATACTGCTGGCCGTGGACGATG GCTTGCCACCCGCCACAGGCACCGGCAccctgctcctcaccctgctGGACGTCAATGACCACGGCCCCGAGGCCGAGCCCCGGGACATCACCGTCTGCAaccgcagcccccagccccaggtcCTCACCATCACCGACCGGGACCTGCCCCCCAACACCAGCCCCTTTCGTGCCGAGCTCACCCATGGCTCTGGGGACAGCTGGGCCGCGGAGGTCGGTGGCGAAG GTGACACAGTCACCCTGCGGCTAGTGGCACCGCTGGAGCCAGATCTCTACAGTGTCTACCTGCGGCTCCTGGACCGGCCGGGCAAAGCCCAGCTCACAGTCATCACCGCGCGGGTCTGTGACTGTGAGGGGCCAACACAGAGCTGTCCCCAGAGATCCCAGCCTGCCACTGGCCTGCCCTTCGTCCTCGCTGCCCTGGGCGCTCTCCTGGCCTTGCTGC tcatgctgctgctgctgctgctcttcatgaggaggaggaaggtgacgaaggagccactgctgctgcccgAGGACGACACACGGGACAATGTCTTTTACTATGGAGAGGAGGGTGGCGGGGAGGAGGACCAG GACTACGACCTGCGACAGCTGCACCGGGGCCTGGACGCCCGCCCCGAGGTGCTGCTCCGCAATGATGTGGCCCCCACCCTCCTGCCGGCCCCCCAGTACCGGCCCCGACCCGCCAACCCCGACGACATCGGCACCTTCATCGAGGAG AACCTGAAGGCGGCAGACACGGACCCCACGGCCCCCCCCTACGACTCCCTGCTGGTGTTTGACTACGAGGGCAGCGGCTCAGAGGCCACCTCGCTCAGCTCCCTCAACTCCTCTGCCTCCGACCGCGACCAGGACTACGACTACCTCAACGACTGGGGCAGCCGCTTCAGGAAGCTGGCAGACCTCTACGGCGGCGGGGAGGACGACGACTAG